A stretch of DNA from Spirosoma endbachense:
CTACTCAATTATCCTAACTTGATTGTAAGTGCTATGGCATGGAAAAATACAATTTTTTTGAACTGATGAATGGCGGTGGAAATGACTACTGATAAATTTGCGTGAAACTATTTTAGACTAAAAAATAGCAGTATCTACTATTCGGCAACGTTCCCGGTAACGATTGCATAGAAATAATTAAACTTATGCTTGGTAAATTTAAGTAAAGTACTGAGATTAATAGTCAGGTAACAAATAGCTTAACTGCTCAACAGTCAGGCTGTTTCTGGGAAATAGTCAAAATCTATTATACTTGACAGCCGCAAACGAATGAATCTTAAATCGCTACCCGATGAAATATTACTTATTCGTCTTCGTACAGGCGATGAGGCTGCTTTTCGGGAGATTTATCAGCGATACTGGAAACGGTTGTATAGCTCTGCCCGCCGTAAAATCGACTCGCAGGATGCGGTTGAAGAACTGGTGCAGGATATATTCCTGAAGTTATGGGAGCGTCGTAACGAGCTGCGGATTGAGCGGCTGGACGCTTACCTGTTTACGGCTGTTCGGTATGCCACGATCAATCATATAAAATCGACGCTGATTCACGAAAAATACGCGGACTACGCCTATGTCCATCTGCAGGAAGCAATATCGACCACCGAAGAGCAGATGGATTTGGATGAACTGATGGAAGCCGTTGAAAAGCAGTTGAATGATCTTCCTGAAAAGACACGTCAGATTTTTAGACTAAACCGCCTGGAATATCAATCCGTCAAGGAAATATCATCCCAGTTAAAAGTACCGGAACGAACGGTTGAGTATCACTTAAGTCAAGCCATTAAAGCACTGCGGGTCTACCTGCGAGACTACCTGTTGCCGGGTATTATCCTGCTACTTTACATATAGCAGCATGCCGACGACCGGTTAAATTAATATAGCTATATAGTACTATTTAAATAATATTTGCTCTATTTCTCTTTAAGTATTGTAATTTTCTACTATTCAATAATATTATTTGCGGCTTTAGGCGTGGTTGTTTGACTTAGGTATTGTAAACCCACTGCTACCGAGTCATGAGCCGAAAAAAATTTGGGCAACTCTTACAGAAATACCTTCGTGGAGAATGTACACCCGCAGAAAAGGCTTTTGTAGAGCACTGGTATGGCTTGATTGATACCGAAGAGTCGGGGCAGGAGCTTGACATGAACGAGCTGGAAAACCGTCTGTGGGACCAGATTCAGAGTAAGATGCCTAAGGACGAACCAGGGCGGGTTATTCCGTTCAGGAGCACTCCTCTTCGATGGATCGGTATTGCGGCATCGCTGCTTTTGGTCGGTTGGTTGTATTTTGCACAGCGTCAGAGTAGTCCTGTCAATCCCGCAGATTCACTGATTTCACTTGTTCAGGGCGACTGGGTTGAGCGAACCAATAACTCCACTCATCCGCTTGTAATCCGCCTTGAAGATGGGAGTGCAGTCAAATTAGCTGCTCATAGTTCACTCCGTTTTCCAACCCATTTTGCGACCGAAAACCGAACGGTTTACCTAACGGGGGATGCCTTCTTTTCAGTGGCGAAAATGCCAACCCGACCTTTTTATGTGTATGTGGGTAGCGTAGTTACGAAGGTATTGGGAACGAGCTTTTTTGTCAGGAGCCAATCGGCTACCAATCAGGTGCGGGTTGAAGTGGTAACGGGGCGGGTTTCTGTTTATAAAGAAACGCCCCGCAAACTGGCAACGACCGACGGAGTTGTCCTGAGCCCGAACCAGACCGCTACGTTTTTCGAAGAAGAACAGCATTTTGTAACGGGCCTTGTCGACTCCCCGCTGGTTATACGAACCTCTGAAAAGGAGCAGAAGCCGATCTCCTTTCAGTTTGACGACACGCCTTTAGCAGAGGTGCTGGTTAGGCTCGAACAGGCATATGGCATCAACATCGAAGTAGAAAATGATAGCCAGAAGGCATGCCCATTAACGGCCGATTTAACCGATCAACCGCTCTACACCCAGTTAGACATCATTTGTGCTGCGCTGAAGGCGAAATACGAAGTGAAAGGAACAACCATCCTGCTAACTGGAAAAGGATGTAGCGACTAGCTTTCCTATTGATGAACCAATAATTAATCCATTCAGCCTATGTATCGAACCTATCCAGATCACTGATTTTCACTAAAAGACGCTGGCCATGCTGTGAACATGAACCAGCGCCCACTTGCTCTCTCGTTGGACAGACCGCGAATCTTGCCCCAACAGGAGAACTATTTTGTCAAATCTCCATGTAACAAAACCCTTAAATCTATGAAAAAAAGAGAACCTGTACGTAATAATGGCTCTCTGGGCCGACAGGTCTACGCATTTTGGTGGTTTATGAACTTCTCTATTGTTCAATTTATCCTGATTACGGCATGTGCCAGCTTGTCAATTGCCTTTAACGGTCATGGTCAGGAATTGATGAGCCGACCGGTTACGCTAAAGGCTGATGGACAACGGCTTCGGCTGGTGCTAACACAGATTGAACAGCAAACGGCCGCCCGGTTTGTGTATGGCTCAAAAACGATCAATGTAGACCATCCGGTCACCATTACCCTGACGGATAAGCGCCTGAATGAAGCATTGACCGAGTTACTGAAGCCATTAAAACTAACCTATCGGTTGGTTGGCGGATTGATCGTGCTGGAGTCCGATTCAGATGGACATACGCAAGTGACAACTCCGGGTGCTGAAGCGGCCGACCATGTGGTAACAGGAAAAGTCCTCGATGAAAAACAGGCTGCTTTGCCGGGGGTCAGTGTTGTGGTAAAAGGATCGACGCGGGGGGCAACAACGGATGCCAGTGGGGTATTTAAACTGTCGGTACCCGATGGCGACGGAGTGACGTTAACATTTTCGTTTGTTGGGTACCAGAGCCAGGACATAGCGGTTGGGAATCAATCGACGATCAATGTTTCGATGGTACCCGATGTGAGCGCACTGGACGAAGTTGTCGTGATCGGCTACGGGGCCGTGCGTAAAAAAGACCTGACGGGTGCGGTTGTTCAGCTCAAAAGCGAGCAGTTGAAAGAAGTGCCGACCGCCAACGTACTGGAAGCCGCTCAGGGCAAAATTGCCGGGGCCGACATTACCCGGAGCAGTGGGCAGGCCGGGGCAAAGGTAAATATCAGCATACGCGGGAATCGCTCCATTGGGGGAAATAATGCTCCCCTGATTATTGTCGATGGTATCCAGTACAGCAACCTGGAAGATATCAATGCCAACGACATCGAAACAATGGACGTGCTCAAAGATGCCTCATCAATTGCCATTTATGGGTCGCGGGGAGCCAATGGGGTTATTCTGATTACGACTAAAAAAGGTAAAACTGGTAAACCCGACATTTCATTTAATGCCTATTCGGGTATCTCGCAGGTGACTATGTATCCGAAAGCAATGGACATCACTGGCTTTCGGGATTTCAAACGGGAAGCCTGGCGGGCAGCTGGTGTCTGGAAAAGCCCGGCCGACGATGCCTCTATTTTTACGAACGTAGCCGAGTATGATGCCTTACAGAAGGGCAACTGGACTGATTATCAGGATGCGTTGATTCACAATGGTCTTCAACAGGATTATCAGATTGGCATACGGTCAGGTACCGAGCGGCTGAAGTCGTACGTATCCGTCGACTACTATAACGAAAAAGGTATTCTGAAGTTAGACGAGTTGAAACGCTATACCGGGCGGTTGAATGTCGACTATACAATTACTGACTGGATGAAGATTGGCTTACAGAGCCAGCTTACGTACTACAACCAGAGTGTCCGGCGCGACCCGCTCAATCAGGCGAATAAAATCAGTCCGCTGGGTTCTCTTTATGACGCCAATGGGAATTTCAACTACATCATGCTGGATGGGCAGACGGCCAATCCGCTGTCGGACGAGCAACCGAACGTGTTCAATAACTCGGTGCTGACAACCCGGATTTTAACCAATGGTTATATCGAATTAACTCCCTTCAAGGGCTTTACCGCCCGGACTACGGTGGGTGTCAATCTGGCTTCGATCCGGGATGGCTCGTATGCTTCGCCTAAATCCATCGATCGATCGCTGACCGGTAAATCGCTCGCTACCTATAATACCAGTAGCAGCCGTAGCCTCAACTGGGAAAATGTAGTAACCTACCAGCGAAGTATGGGCCAACACGCATTTACGCTCACTGGTATTGCCAGCTATATCGGGAATACCTCCGATAACGCAGCGGCTTCGGGCGTCAATCAACTGCTTCCATCGCAGTTATTCTACTCGCTGGGTAGTGCAACGGAAGAAATCAAGATCAACTCCGCCTATTCGCAGAATGACCTCATTTCATTTGCGGGCCGGTTGAATTATTCCTTC
This window harbors:
- a CDS encoding RNA polymerase sigma factor, which encodes MNLKSLPDEILLIRLRTGDEAAFREIYQRYWKRLYSSARRKIDSQDAVEELVQDIFLKLWERRNELRIERLDAYLFTAVRYATINHIKSTLIHEKYADYAYVHLQEAISTTEEQMDLDELMEAVEKQLNDLPEKTRQIFRLNRLEYQSVKEISSQLKVPERTVEYHLSQAIKALRVYLRDYLLPGIILLLYI
- a CDS encoding FecR family protein, with the translated sequence MSRKKFGQLLQKYLRGECTPAEKAFVEHWYGLIDTEESGQELDMNELENRLWDQIQSKMPKDEPGRVIPFRSTPLRWIGIAASLLLVGWLYFAQRQSSPVNPADSLISLVQGDWVERTNNSTHPLVIRLEDGSAVKLAAHSSLRFPTHFATENRTVYLTGDAFFSVAKMPTRPFYVYVGSVVTKVLGTSFFVRSQSATNQVRVEVVTGRVSVYKETPRKLATTDGVVLSPNQTATFFEEEQHFVTGLVDSPLVIRTSEKEQKPISFQFDDTPLAEVLVRLEQAYGINIEVENDSQKACPLTADLTDQPLYTQLDIICAALKAKYEVKGTTILLTGKGCSD
- a CDS encoding TonB-dependent receptor, with the translated sequence MKKREPVRNNGSLGRQVYAFWWFMNFSIVQFILITACASLSIAFNGHGQELMSRPVTLKADGQRLRLVLTQIEQQTAARFVYGSKTINVDHPVTITLTDKRLNEALTELLKPLKLTYRLVGGLIVLESDSDGHTQVTTPGAEAADHVVTGKVLDEKQAALPGVSVVVKGSTRGATTDASGVFKLSVPDGDGVTLTFSFVGYQSQDIAVGNQSTINVSMVPDVSALDEVVVIGYGAVRKKDLTGAVVQLKSEQLKEVPTANVLEAAQGKIAGADITRSSGQAGAKVNISIRGNRSIGGNNAPLIIVDGIQYSNLEDINANDIETMDVLKDASSIAIYGSRGANGVILITTKKGKTGKPDISFNAYSGISQVTMYPKAMDITGFRDFKREAWRAAGVWKSPADDASIFTNVAEYDALQKGNWTDYQDALIHNGLQQDYQIGIRSGTERLKSYVSVDYYNEKGILKLDELKRYTGRLNVDYTITDWMKIGLQSQLTYYNQSVRRDPLNQANKISPLGSLYDANGNFNYIMLDGQTANPLSDEQPNVFNNSVLTTRILTNGYIELTPFKGFTARTTVGVNLASIRDGSYASPKSIDRSLTGKSLATYNTSSSRSLNWENVVTYQRSMGQHAFTLTGIASYIGNTSDNAAASGVNQLLPSQLFYSLGSATEEIKINSAYSQNDLISFAGRLNYSFRERYLLTLTAREDGSSKLATGNKWTFFPSAAFAWRIIEEKFMQGLKGLSDLKLRVSYGVAGNDPSGPYATQTTLTRLAFGYDEVPVPAYTFSRNVGNAELGWELSNTKNIGLDFGLFNGRINTSIDYYDTRTSDLLLDRGLPPTTGVTTVKQNIGKTRNRGVEVTLGSTNIRTSNFSWTSNVTFTKNKEEITELVTGGNDIGNGWFIGSPINVFYDYQKLGIWQNSEADAAAKLSPTQLPGEIKVKDQNGDGKIDAVNDRIILGTPRPKWSGGFDNTIKFKGFDLNVFLYARIGQMINSDRSARFDQQGVGNSTAGLDYWTPENPTNAYPRPNKNGGLKYLSTLGYVDGTYARIRNITLAYNVPANILRSKVIRGVRLYVTGKNLFTFTNLNYDPERGGSENFPMTKLYVFGLNVNL